ggaaatcattaagagattttaatgcaatagatttaagaatttgatcaagaatcaactactcgaccgtgctcatctgcagaaatcattacggcacagttaaaaatcaattagagatcagaaataggtcggttcgactgagatgtgtggctaaacatggatgattccaccaaattgcaaaattctcattgattggtactagactaatttttctatcgtttttgCACCATGTatctgtatttgaaaccttgagattttcacgaaatttttgcaataaggaaagtgattctctaatagattttcctaaagtcaatgagagacttaAATAAAGACCTCCTAGACTTGCGtacaagaagcattttcaaagaATCTTTACAAAACCTAATCGAAAAAccctcaaatgttcaaattgtggagattcagaacactttgagaaagaattttCTAAAGTCTAAAAGCCTATTAAGAAAGATTATGTAAAAATAGCATACTATATTAACTCTCAtggacctaaaaaaaaaatgggtactaaagaaaagatgagttatttttgcaggaaataaaggaaaagaagaaagagaatttggaaaTTCAATAAGGGAAGAATGATTGCGAATCTACACAAATCATGGTACAATCAAAAAAGTATCTCATGTAAAGATGGCAAGTTTGATTCGAGAAATCAGAGGAAGGAAGCTAAAAACTCTCTTCCTTgtgcaaatttttttgcaaattattgaggaaatcccttatgtgtcgtacgaaaggaggagaaagcgaatccaaaagaaaatgaaaagaattgagatcacctcaaaaaggcaacaaattgagggggagcattgatcaattatagaaaaatctttttgaatcgATCATGATATTGATTATTATGAAAGGAATGagaaggtaaatgtgtcagaatctgttaaattctacaaaatccggtttgTGTATTTTTTGTTacattttgtcattaacaaatctcttttGACATTATCATGACAAAAAgggtaagtgaattttataatgcatcagTGACTTTTATtagatatttgctgatatatatgatcgaagtgagccatattgcatatctttaatattcagtttactttataaaagctgatttttggaaattgtattTCTTACAATATATTTGTTATCGCcttatattctctacgtgatactatttccattattatcgctttttgattatgacaaaaagagggagagaatataaatatgcatatgtgttgattggttgatattatttattgcataatattgagctgtgattatttttctatatattgttatactcaatctatttgctatcttttgatcacattttttgaaaatctaaattttggtgattgatttatcaatattttagaaagtgtgattacacatctgcatattcagaaattgttttgtcatcatcaaaaagggggagattgttaggaaaatcccttataatgttttgaagatgacaaaataaatcaaaggctactaacatatttaaTGGTTAaataatagactatgcagatgatagaacatgtaaaggatattgtcaaagtctgaagactaccaGAAGATTGAatgtaacacatgtccaaagtttATTCtaaagatttccagacttctgtgtcaaagtctgaagattgctagactttagtgtcaaagtctgttctacatcagaagtctgcacactctgacaaattccagactaaaTGTGAATGAAGAAttagaagacagactctatgctgaagctaaacTTATTTAGATTGTGTCcggaccttaaagctaaataaTCTATTCAGAAGCAGATTATGTTTAGACTTacgtccagattgtaaagtttattgcactcagactctacttcagTCTGAACACCCTCAGACTTTACGTCTAGAATGAGACACAAGTTTAGAACGTAACAGATTAAGAACAAAACATGTTCAGAACAAAACAacttgacagaacgtaacacaagccctaaacatataacggctagtaatctggtttggattctacatcaagatagatttgattggctcaatctaattgattgacaatcggatcttgaagataagaactttctatacaaagaagctctacttataaAAACCAATATTCTGTTTGTATGGACGATCATAATCAacttgggattctacttttatcACTCAACGGTTATCAAATCGTCTAGATACaaatctgtccaatgggtagattaaaagacgatcctctagatactgtccaatggctagtttggaagtggaggattATTTAAGAAGaccaaggaccgatgagcaagtaagagacagagtatagaatttataattccaaagtttgagcaacattcgatcatacacttgtctcttgtgagcttaaacatttgtgatcgtgagagaaataccaaaagcgtgacttagtgagatagtgcgatctaccactgagtgtttgcactcaaagttgtaatctcttgttaattgcatagtggaatacagccagaaggctgttagcgtgggagagtagacgtaggcttgatttaagctgaaccactattaaatctgtgttcttattctcttccttgaacttctttattttgttcgtagttctatttaaccgCTAtaagtctgttgttcttcagactcagattcaaaagcaaaatattttattacgtTTCGCGAAAatttgtcttcacacctattcaccccctctaggtgttcatactagcactttcaattggcaTCGATTCTTTGGGACCCCCATCTCAGGACTGTCGATCAACATCATTTTCCGACAGCACCATGTAAATTGATTGTGGGTTGGATTGGCTCGTCCCTCACATTTCTTATGACTAATTCTAGATCTACTCAAAGCTGTAACTTGTCTCCACAACATGGATAGAACCATGGCAAAGTCCATCAACATTCCCTCTTCATtgtttgcatcaagagcttccatttcttcaatttttcatttttttttcttttagctcAAGACTGTGCTTCTCGCTTCTTTGTTTGAggtaattagaattttttttttttttgtcagtagTAATGGGGCGTGGCATGTAATAGTGTTAATGGTGGCCGAGTATAGCATTCTAGTGGGGTTGCAGCGGCAGCAACTACTTTTAGTAATGGTAGTGGCTGTGATAGCACGAGTCTATTGGCTGTGGCACGGAGTTTGATGATGGTGGTGGGGTGGTGTCCAATTCCAACATGGCTGTAGGGGTGGCTATTGGGCTATATGCAAAGCACGGTTAGGTCAGgcttgacaatttttttataattaaatcatatttttataaatcttttttttattttcatatattgaaattaataaaaaaaacgaatggaaaaaaggaagaagaaacctCAAATAATGGAGAGGTGGAAAAAATCCACgtgaaaaaaaatgaggtcAAGAAAGAATTAGGTGGAGAAAAGATTTTTTGGTCCAAAGGGTGgagaaaatataaagaattgtttttctttgttcagAGGTAAAGAATTGCTTGTTGAGTTTTTTGAAAAGAttgtataaaaaattgaaaggaaaagacATTCATCAAGACAGTTTTGCTCCTCATAATGGAGTTATGTTTCATATTGAAGAAAAGGTCCAATTATCGTCTCCCCCAATTTCCACACCAATTCTAATCCTCTCCCCACCTTTTCCAAGCCTTCTAAACATGAAGTAGCTCAATGTAAAAGTAAATCGACGTGAAATAAACAAGTTAGTTTAGTTTGGATCAATAATCTAACCCGATTCACCTATCTGATAGGCTTAATATTTCTATGTCGCACTTATTGAAATTGTATGCATgtatgggtaaaaaaaaagaaaagatatgacTACGATTCATGAGGATGTGtcattcttttttcatctttgtGATACAAATTACCTAATGTAATATGGTATTAGCAGTGGTTTGCTGCCAGCCAACCACTCGACCTTGTCCTCGAAGACAATATAATTTCATCTGCAATATTGTGAACCCAGAAGATTATGCTCAATTCCCTCGAatcttttcctttcacttttttttttatcaggatATTAAGCCGACAAATCGGTTAAAGACATTGGTTACCAATTAGcagggaagaaaataataaaagaagaagatcacaTCAAATTGATTATTACATTCAGCCCTCTTGGACAGGCTCCTCTCCCCTGCGACTGGACTTGTGAGACcgtacattttctttttcaaaagcaaGGAGATTCGACTTCTTTGGCTTTCGTGAGTGCACCTTCACTTTGCTGCTGGACTTATTATTTtcctactctcttttttttttcatttgacgCTTTGGTACTTTAggctcttgaaaaaaaaaagattaaaacgAAAGACTTCTGACCCATTATtgtagagttttttttttttaaattaagatatCAAGAAATAATTAGAAGCAATGAGGATTTGGGTTGATTTTCATACTTGTTAGATTTCAAGAACGTGACCTAAATATGGAAATTAGTCATTTTGAGATCAAGGTCGCAATGCTTTGTAATTGAATCCATGTCTTCGTGCATACCAAGAATAAGCCACCGATCCCTATTTTGATCGCATACTAACTTTGGAATTACTGTGGTTCATGATAACtggagaaattttgagaaactcTGAGGTTTTTTGAGGTAGTAACACATcgtaattttgttctttttatcaaatatttgatcaaaattttcatcatAACTTTTTGATGATCATGTCTTAACACATCTTATGTTGTAGTACTGCAGtctatttttgtcttttggggATCAATCATTTGATGAGTAATATTGGTCGACCTAGTCATACTTTTTTTCTACTCAATTGATTTGAACCGGTGTTTATGACAGTTCGGGGAAAtgtgaaaacatttttgatttttgctgTTGCAACTGGAGTCATTGTCTCATCAGTCAGTGAAATATGTCTTTAGAaccttattttagaaataattgtGACAAGTCGTGACACATCAAATTTTTGCGCACCATAATTCATTTTGGTAGTGGCATAATAAACTTGACCTCAAGTGACCGATCGACCGATATCCAAATATTGATGGTCGATTCCTATATTGGTTGACCACTTGCATGGTTCCATGACGGTTGCGAAAATTTGAGATACTCTCATGATATATAAGATTGTAACACCTTATTATTCTATTCATCTTGTCATAAGTCAATGAAAATTCTCCTAGTAGTTTTTCAATGCACGGACAATAAGTTGTAACACATCTCATTTTGTCAAGACATTGTTTATTTTTGTCACGAAATAATggattttgtctaaaaaatcaGTCTATAAGTCTAATATTCACTGGTTCCTACCTTTTATCCACCCAAgttggacaaattaaaaaatacccCTGTGGTTTTTTAGGTCATAATACGTCATAATTGCAATCATTCGTATTAATTTTCCAATAAGCTAGTCATAGCAAATCATAATACATTTGATATTGTCGTATCACAGTTCATTTTAGTTGTATAACAATATACCTTAAGAGACTGTCAAACTGATGTCCAAGCATCGGTCACCAATTCCTATTTTGGTCGTCCACTTTATTTATATTATCTATGTCATATCACAAATAATCCTTGTTGTTGAGattttctcaaaacaaatcAGTCGATCAATCCGTCCAAGTATCGCCTCAGTTCCTACCTTTTCCACCCCACCAACATGCAATCATCATGGTTCACGAAAATTGGacaaacttgaaaatacccTTATGGTTTTTTTGGTCATAACATGTTGTAATTTGCAATCATCTTGTCGTGAGTCGAtgaaatgtttcatattgactTTCCAATGAACTGGTTGTAACAAGTCGTGACACATCTAATTTTGTCTTATCATGATTTGattcaatttgaaaagaataaatttgATCTCAAGAGTCTAATGAACCGATGTCCAAGTATCGATTATCAATTCCTATTTTGGCAGTCCACTTGTTTTTGAATATTGCGGTTCATGGTTGTTAGGGAAATTTGAAATGCTCTCACAGTATTTTAAGGTCATAACATGTCATAATCGTGTTCATCTTCCGTAGGTCAGATATTTTGCAATAGCTCTTCAAAGAACAAGTCCTATTAGGTCATAACATGTCATCATCATGCAATTTGATCTTCAATTTAGACGCTAAATTCATACAAATATCAAGATAAAGCCCATGCGAGCCCGGCCTAGATTGGGGATTTTGTCGCTCTCTCCTTCTGAAGTCAAGCATTTCCTTCTATTCGATTTTTTGTCACTTCGCTGACTATGTTCAATTTTGTTATGTCGTTTGAAGTTGTGTCGCTCCAAATGACGAAACACCTTGAAAGTGTGGATCGGTAGTTGCTAAAATTAAACATGCTCTATGTGTCTCATAAAATTTAGTGATCCTTATTCACAGACGTTTTACTCTTGAAGTCGTCGACTCCACTACTTGACTATTATATCTGTTCCTGCTCCATTCCATTGAGGATTACATCGCCTCCTCTTCTTTGATGGTTACTTCTTTGACAATCAGCTCCACTACTTGATAATTATATGGTTGCCACTTCCTTAACAATTATATCATGTGTATGTCTTTAATCAACTGAGTTTGTCCTCATCGCCGACTCCCTGTTTCAATACAACCATCTTCACTAATATTCCCATTAGCTCAATCCAAGTTTTCCTGTCGAACAACCTTTTTTTGTCGACTAACAGCTCCCAATACTTAGCAATTTTGTGCCTCTGTCGTCCCTTTAGCTAGCCTATAATGACAAGTCGTCGTCGAATACTTAGGCATTTTTTGGTGTCAACAGAGATATGTAAGCTCTTTGCTACATTTTCACTTCTAAGTGGCATTGTCATTAGGATTGGTCTACTCTGCGCTGTCATTGAAATTGACCCACCGCCTTTCACACAAATGGGCATCGTGTCTCATCTGTTCTTTGGTGTTGCCAACCCATCACtacattttattatgcaataaatgacgaTGCAAGGTAATTAAGAGTTTAGGTGCCATCAAACAACTATTGAGAAGAGGTGATTTCCCCCTCCTAGGAAAAACACCTAGTCATTAGAAGCTAATTGAAGTCCAGTTGTATACAACGCAAAACCACCTAAACAAACAGGAACGCActcataaaaatattaaaataaaaataatccaCTAGAACAACAAAATTAGTTAGTTATTATAGTTACCATTACAATCCGGTCCATTATCTTGGCCACCACCTCTGCAGACTCCCTCAACAGCTCGACACTCCTGTTCAGCTCCTCGCGCTTTGCCGCCACCTCCGGCACTTCCTCCAGCATCCTATTGATGCGGCCGCTGTCATTGGGCCCGATCAGCTCGCCCCCaatctccttctccatctccttgttCACCAAGTTGTGCACGCTGAACCGCAGATGCAGCGCCATCGAATCCACAAACCTGCTCACCACAATTTCCAGTACACGGTCATCCTCATCCTCAGATCGAACACCTCCCGAACCAGCTGCTTGTGTTCCCTCAGATAGACCAGGTAGACAGTCCCGATCCCCTGGAGGACAATCTCGGTAGGATAACCCTGATGGATCGCCTCCATAAACCTGCCCCGCTGGGTCATCAACATGTTCCGCTGCAACAGGTACTCAGGGTTGCAAGTGTAGTCTGtgagcttctctatttcaagaatcttcatcatcttattcatcgtcttctccttcatctttctGATCAGATTAGACGCTGCTCTTCTCGTCAGTGACTGCAGTTGCCGATAATTCTCTGAGTGTCGCATCAAGACCCGAATCACGACTGCCTCGATGTAGTCCCAAACACACTCGGCTGCTTGCTCAATATTCCCTCTAACTTCCGCTGCAAAAGGGTGAGAAAAGCCCTTTGGCCTCTTTCAAGACTTCAATTTCGTCCAATAAGAAGTTAGTCCACGGCTTGTCCTCGGTACGGAGCTCATCGGCGTAGTGGTTGAGCATCTCCACCAGCCTGGTCGTGCAGTGCATGTCCTTGTCATCTGGGTACTCATCGAACTCGCTTCCCAGCAGGACTTTCCTCAGCGACTCCTTCGCCGACCCCATGATCTGCACAAAGGCCATCACAGCCTCCTTGAGCGAGGACAGTTTCTTGGGCATCCTCTCAAGCTCGGCGACTTTGGCGTTCAGCTTGTCATTGATGCTCCTGACGATCTCGGGCAAACACTGGGCCATAATGGTGGCTTGAATCTGCGTCAGCTTTTGTGCCAAGACAGGCACACCAACAAGGACTTGTCAATCTTGCATAGCAGAGGGTGCGTCTCGAACAGTTTCGCCTCTTCGAGCCTTGCTTCTTCCTAGGACTCGTCACCAATCCTGTTTCTGACGCAGATATAGCCAAGTCCTATATTGACATCATTGGCCGTCACCTTCTCGAGCAAGCCCTCTGGAGCTTTATCGGCCTTTGTGACGACGGCCAGAGTCCTCTTGCCGGTCTGGTTCTCCATCTGCAACGCAAAAACAAATAATGTATAAGACTCGTTTGGTAAAGCTGTATAAATCATTCGGGTTTTTAATGGATATGGAAGACAAGTGTGGCTAAAGTACACTTACTTGCGACATCCTTATGGACTCACAAACGGGGAAGTCGATGGTCGCGGACACGACATTTAGGATGATGCTCTCCTCAGGCCTGATGTACTCCATTATCATCGCCAAGATCTGCTCGGAGATGTTCTCGGGCTGGCCGTGCACAGGCACTCTCATGATTCCCGGCAAATCGATCATGGTCAAGTCCGGGACGCCATCTTTCTCGACGACCAAAGTCAGCGGGGCATTCGATATGCCCTTGCTGGAGCCAGCGATCTCGTCAGTGGCGGAGACTATGGCGTCAGAGACATGGTCCTCCTCGTCGACCTTTACAATTTTGCCGTTGAACTCGAGGTGGAGCTCAGGACTGTCGGCGGGACGCCGGCCTTGGAGCCGCATGATAAGGGGGACGCGCGTGCAGATGCCATCCCCACGCGGCAGGCTGATGCCGGCGAGGGACTCAAGGACGCTCGACTTGCCGGAGGACTGGTCGCCTACGATGACGATGGTGGGGAGCGGGATGCCCTCCTTCATGACCTCGAGGTTTCGGAGCTTGTCGACCGCGTCGAGCAGGGGGCGGATCCGGTTGTTATAGGAGGCGGCGAGTGGGGCACATGGGCAACCAGCAGGGGTTCGGGTTCGGGTTCACGGCCGACGAGAGCTCGGTCGTCACTCATTGTTTGCAGCCTATcgaaattttgttcttttctttgtatGAGTTTGATCGGCAAGATAAAATATGAGAAGTTATGGTTTCGTTTTATAGAGAAGAAGGAGATAAATAACTTCTGCGAGAAGTTGCTTAATATCTTATGGAGGGGTTTGGTTTAGTGGACGACAAAAAGTATTTTATAAACTTACTTTATAAGCACCAatgggtaaaaaaaatttgggttcgAAGTCATAACaatatttgtgtgtgtgtgttttttttttaagagatcgAGGGCATGCTTGTTTATAGtcatacaaaaatttaaaataactttttacTTTCCTGTCAAAATtgtaaatattatttgaattttataaatttataaaaaaattgcatacgAATTCACATTCTAAAGATTATATGTTGTGAAAAATTCAGATCTTATGggataaataaaagtgaaagtACATCTATCGTGAGATTTTAAGCAAAAAGCAAACACTAAAAAGTAGCGATACATACAAACACACCTTCATATCTTTAATAGAACAATGTCATCGTTCAATATATTTATTGTGTACACGCGAGAATTGTATTAGAAAAGTCAATTTCAGATATATAGTGTAGTGCGATATAGCTAATGTGTCGCAATTGACACAAAGATCATTgatttaaatcttttaatataggtggattaattgaatatttaaatagaTTTAGATTtggactctattgatgatattatacataaacttaatgttgcaaataatttgacaaattattGTAAACAATGATATTACCTATATGttttaaatttagatttaaacttaaattCAGTTATTAGTATTCTTTTTCTTGGCACGATGCAATTTGACATGGAAATCATCATCCCAAGTGACCGAGTCATTTCAATTGCCTAACTTCTTTGGATAAAAACGGAGGTGGAGAAAATTTTGGTGAAAAAATATGAGGTGAAGAAACGATTCCTCTTGAAATTGTTTGGAGGTAtgagaattaatttttttttttttttttttttttggttagagaGGAAGAATATAAATTGAGGTTGGAGAAAAGGTGAAGAATTGTTGATTAAGttatttgaaaagataaataaattgaaaggaaaggaaaggaaatagaGATTTAAGGCTCTTTTATCCCTCATGATGGAAGGGTGTGTAAACCGCTCAAAAGTTCTAGAAATGGTACAATTATTGTCCGCCTATTTCCACACGACGTCTTTTAAgtatttcacagaaaataaatgatttaaaaaatattttttcaaaatgaacgcttatatcatttaaaaatttaccaatgaaaaatttattcaaattttcgaTAAGGGCTAGTTCAAAGAAAATTTCTACACTGCATCCCCGCAAAATTCGTGCATGCATGGAaggaaaacagaaaacaaaacgATGGCTGTTCATTAGGATGTATCGTCTTCATCGTTTTGATCCAATTCGTTTATTGT
The nucleotide sequence above comes from Eucalyptus grandis isolate ANBG69807.140 chromosome 2, ASM1654582v1, whole genome shotgun sequence. Encoded proteins:
- the LOC104426740 gene encoding LOW QUALITY PROTEIN: dynamin-related protein 4C (The sequence of the model RefSeq protein was modified relative to this genomic sequence to represent the inferred CDS: inserted 4 bases in 4 codons; substituted 1 base at 1 genomic stop codon), which codes for MPRLSDSRPNDIRALAAPRRFAGLPTKLSAIAQNPTPLLPPQQPGPVSVARRPCTRRCCSSARFGLVELHARTEPPAASLFCCRIKIATLRIHVERVVRSARTHGTRNAPLGSAAASPRRSRARAQAFKVKEQESASACGSRAAWSVQETAPAGSGLQACPEDGVEVVHGGREDAVENGSQKEVTEGGMRELDEPRAGVGRPQAAGDRRMGLEPLDAGEGGAFRRSDSNECMPCPCELAQKPCLARRRRGTSGGGVGARSVAEGCLDNKRGQWVAARGWILEQMWMSKRRARARQWRRRFERPMEKTMSRGDEERWRRRCLEEMSRGGGEAEETMSPGGREEEAETTRTPAGCPCAPLAASYNNRIRPLLDAVDKLRNLEVMKEGIPLPTIVIVGDQSSGKSSVLESLAGISLPRGDGICTRVPLIMRLQGRRPADSPELHLEFNGKIVKVDEEDHVSDAIVSATDEIAGSSKGISNAPLTLVVEKDGVPDLTMIDLPGIMRVPVHGQPENISEQILAMIMEYIRPEESIILNVVSATIDFPVCESIRMSQMENQTGKRTLAVVTKADKAPEGLLEKVTANDVNIGLGYICVRNRIGDESXEEARLEEAKLFETHPLLCKIDKXLVGVPVLAQKLTQIQATIMAQCLPEIVRSINDKLNAKVAELERMPKKLSSLKEAVMAFVQIMGSAKESLRKVLLGSEFDEYPDDKDMHCTTRLVEMLNHYADELRTEDKPWTNFLLDEIEVLKEAKXAFLTLLQRKLEGIXEQAAECVWDYIEAVVIRVLMRHSENYRQLQSLTRRAASNLIRKMKEKTMNKMMKILEIEKLTDYTCNPEYLLQRNMLMTQRGRFMEAIHQGYPTEIVLQGIGTVYLVYLREHKQLVREVFDLRMRMTVYWKXVVSRFVDSMALHLRFSVHNLVNKEMEKEIGGELIGPNDSGRINRMLEEVPEVAAKREELNRSVELLRESAEVVAKIMDRIVMVTIITN